A single Mangifera indica cultivar Alphonso chromosome 20, CATAS_Mindica_2.1, whole genome shotgun sequence DNA region contains:
- the LOC123204601 gene encoding ankyrin repeat-containing protein BDA1-like: MIGCSGYKILAWKEMWMHYIQYLQRILMFWRILIRSHLLQVPHTAASQGKIHFAKEILNLKPSFAWKRDHLGRSPLHLALLGKHLQKRLSPCDLDLERKYQALVTWLIKHDSELVRVKARGMVTPLHYAAQLDDESNMTDFLYVCPSSIEDLTVRSETAVHVALKNGSLKAFKVLLGWLRYFNKEEILNWEDEEGNDALHTAVSANQAEAVKLLIGCMKVNKKNSKGLTALDIFYDGQGQGLADAAVRDILLAAKAKTASQLHRPSLGGSEETSPFENSFGPLSFSGNFSKTFGLGYLKLYKVPPEVRNVLLVVAILIATTTYQAAISPPGGYWQDNGNPERATTTTAINNTTTDNFNRKPFEIKHFAGNMIFPPTHFFQFLFFIFNSLAFFMSLCLISILVTGLPFCRIIITMTSLMVLPYFISIGETSEFDGGVFIALFSITFQLVIIFPAYFIPTILNRRHLKLTLYGRRRNLRLGSFEQPKK, encoded by the exons ATGATAGGTTGCAGTGGCTACAAAATTTTGGCATGGAAGGAAATGTGGATGCATTATATTCAGTACTTGCAGAGGATCCTTATGTTTTGGAGGATATTGATAAGATCCCATTTGTTACAAGTCCCTCACACAGCTGCAAGCCAAGGAAAGATCCATTTCGCCAAGGAAATACTCAACTTAAAGCCATCATTTGCTTGGAAGCGAGACCATCTTGGGCGTAGCCCCCTCCATTTGGCTTTGCTGGGGAAGCACTTGCAGAAACGGCTTAGTCCTTGTGATTTGGATTTGGAGAGGAAGTACCAGGCACTTGTAACATGGTTGATAAAACATGACAGTGAGCTTGTCCGTGTTAAAGCAAGGGGGATGGTTACTCCTTTGCACTATGCAGCCCAACTAGACGATGAATCCAATATGACAgactttttgtatgtttgtccaTCTTCAATCGAAGATTTGACTGTTAGATCTGAAACTGCTGTCCATGTCGCCCTCAAAAACGGGAGTTTGAAAGCCTTCAAGGTCTTGTTAGGATGGCTTCGCTACTTTAACAAAGAAGAGATCCTGAACTGGGAGGACGAGGAAGGAAACGATGCATTGCATACTGCAGTATCTGCAAATCAAGCTGAG GCGGTGAAGCTGTTGATTGGATGTATGAAAGTGAATAAAAAGAACAGTAAAGGTTTGACAGCTTTGGACATCTTCTACGATGGCCAAGGTCAAGGTTTGGCAGATGCAGCAGTCCGGGACATTCTACTTGCTGCTAAAGCTAAAACTGCATCTCAACTCCATCGTCCGTCTTTAGGAGGTTCAGAAGAAACTTCACCGTTTGAGAACTCTTTTGGGCCCTTGTCGTTTTCAggaaatttttcaaaaacttttggGCTGGGTTACCTAAAGTTATATAAAGTTCCTCCGGAAGTCCGAAATGTTCTACTTGTGGTGGCTATATTGATAGCCACAACCACGTATCAAGCTGCAATAAGCCCCCCCGGAGGATATTGGCAAGATAACGGCAATCCGGAGCGTGCAACCACCACCACTGCTATCAATAACACCACCACCGACAACTTTAATAGGAAGCCTTTTGAAATTAAACACTTCGCGGGGAATATGATTTTTCCACCGACACATTTTTTCcagttcttattttttatatttaattcattgGCTTTTTTTATGTCTTTGTGCTTAATTTCAATTCTCGTAACTGGCCTCCCATTTTGCAGAATCATTATCACAATGACATCTTTGATGGTACTTCCGTATTTTATTTCTATAGGTGAAACTTCTGAATTCGACGGAGGTGTCTTCATAGCCTTATTCTCTATCACTTTTCAGTTGGTAATTATTTTTCCAGCATATTTTATCCCAACTATCTTAAATCGCCGACATTTGAAGCTCACATTGTATGGCCGCCGGAGGAACCTGCGTTTGGGAAGCTTTGAACAACCTAAGAAGTGA
- the LOC123204370 gene encoding ankyrin repeat-containing protein BDA1-like translates to MSKYPMHPYDNHIPTFVTTPLHTAAREGKIHFAKEILNLKPSFASKQDHLGHSPLRLALEGKHLQELLSPRDLDLEEKYQELVTWLIKHDRELVRVKARGMVTPLHYAAQLDDESNLIDFLYVCPSSIEDLTVKSETAVHVALKKGSSKAVKVLLGWLLHFDKEEILNWKDEEGNNALHTAVSANQSKAVKLLIGCMEVNKKNSKGLTALDMFYDGQGQGLVDAAVGDILLAAKAKTASQLHRPS, encoded by the exons ATGTCCAAATACCCAATGCATCCTTACGATAATCATATACCAA CATTTGTGACTACTCCCTTACACACAGCTGCAAGGGAGGGAAAGATCCATTTCGCCAAGGAGATACTAAACTTAAAGCCTTCATTTGCTTCGAAGCAAGACCATCTTGGGCATAGTCCCCTCCGTTTGGCTTTGGAGGGGAAGCACCTGCAGGAATTGCTTAGTCCCCGTGATTTGGATTTGGAGGAGAAGTACCAGGAACTTGTAACATGGTTGATAAAACATGACAGAGAGCTTGTCCGTGTTAAAGCTAGGGGGATGGTTACTCCTTTGCACTATGCAGCTCAACTAGACGATGAATCCAATTTGATAgactttttgtatgtttgtccaTCTTCAATCGAAGATTTGACTGTTAAATCTGAAACTGCTGTCCATGTAGCCCTCAAAAAGGGGAGTTCCAAAGCAGTTAAAGTCTTGTTAGGATGGCTTCTACACTTCGACAAAGAAGAGATCCTGAACTGGAAGGACGAAGAAGGAAACAATGCATTGCATACTGCAGTATCTGCAAATCAATCTAAG GCGGTGAAGCTGTTGATTGGATGTATGGAAGTGAATAAAAAGAACAGTAAAGGCTTGACAGCTTTGGACATGTTCTACGATGGCCAAGGTCAAGGTTTGGTAGATGCAGCAGTTGGGGACATTCTACTTGCTGCTAAAGCTAAAACTGCATCTCAACTGCATCGTCCGTCTTGA
- the LOC123204602 gene encoding ankyrin repeat-containing protein BDA1-like, with translation MPLLLLLLLKQNLEKISSNSHKDMDERLQNFAVEGNVDAFFSVLAEDPYVLERIDQVPFVTTPLHTAAREGKSHFAKEILNIKPSFAWKRDHLGRIPLHLALEGKHLRERLSPRDLDLEQKYQELVTWLIKHDCEVVRAKAKGMVTPLHYAAQLDDESSLADFLYVCPLSIEDLTVKSETAVHVALKNGSLKAFKVLLGWLQCFNKEEILKWEDEEGNNALHTAVSANQPEMAKLLIGYMKVNIKNSKGLTALDIFYDRQGQGLVDAALGDILLAAKAKSASQLHRPSQKTSLVENFSCGLSFPERILKRFSPGYRSVDKVPLEIRNVLLVVAILIATATYQSALSPPGGYWQDDGNLQPANNAGISNSTTNAISTSTNTIFNTEPSKQRAGKIILKSPLQFIFLTCNSLAFFPSVCLISILIIGLPFYPVIVLSTSLMALSFYCAVLETFNFRRKTISSLFGILVAVGYLAKYYIPFFLSYQHAKLKLHGRRRNLRLGSFEQPKK, from the exons aTGCCACTACTGTTACTCCTattattgaaacaaaatttgGAAAAGATTTCTTCAAACAGCCACAAAGACATGGATGAGAGGTTGCAGAATTTTGCCGTGGAAGGAAATGTGGACGCATTTTTTTCAGTACTTGCAGAGGACCCTTATGTTTTGGAGCGTATTGATCAAGTGCCATTTGTGACTACTCCCTTGCACACAGCTGCAAGGGAGGGAAAGTCCCACTTCGCCAAGGAAATATTGAACATAAAGCCTTCATTTGCTTGGAAGCGAGACCATCTTGGGCGTATTCCCCTCCATTTGGCTTTGGAGGGGAAGCACCTGCGGGAAAGGCTTAGTCCCCGTGATTTGGATTTGGAGCAGAAGTACCAGGAACTTGTAACATGGTTGATAAAACATGACTGTGAGGTTGTCCGTGCTAAAGCAAAGGGGATGGTTACTCCTTTGCACTATGCAGCTCAACTAGACGATGAATCCAGTTTGGCTgactttttgtatgtttgtccaTTATCAATCGAAGATTTGACTGTTAAATCTGAAACTGCTGTACATGTCGCCCTCAAAAACGGGAGTTTAAAAGCCTTTAAAGTCTTGCTAGGATGGCTTCAATGCTTCAACAAAGAAGAGATTCTGAAGTGGGAGGACGAAGAAGGAAACAATGCATTGCATACTGCAGTATCTGCAAATCAACCTGAG ATGGCGAAGCTGTTGATTGGATACATGAAAGTGAATATAAAGAACAGTAAAGGTTTGACAGCCTTGGACATCTTCTACGATCGCCAAGGTCAAGGTTTGGTAGATGCAGCACTTGGGGACATTCTACTTGCTGCTAAAGCTAAAAGTGCATCTCAACTCCATCGTCCTTCACAAAAAACTTCACTAGTCGAGAACTTTTCTTGTGGCTTATCGTTTCCAGAAAGAATTCTGAAAAGATTTTCGCCGGGTTACCGAAGCGTAGATAAAGTTCCTCTTGAAATCCGAAACGTGTTACTTGTGGTGGCTATATTAATAGCCACAGCCACATATCAATCTGCACTAAGCCCGCCCGGAGGATATTGGCAAGATGACGGCAATCTGCAGCCCGCCAACAACGCTGGTATCAGTAACTCCACCACCAATGCTATCAGTACCAGCACCAACACCATCTTTAATACAGAGCCTTCAAAACAACGTGCAGGGAAAATCATTCTGAAGTCTcctttacaatttatttttttgacatgtaattCCTTGGCTTTTTTTCCATCTGTGTGCTTAATTTCGATTCTCATAATTGGGCTCCCATTTTATCCAGTCATTGTCTTGTCGACATCTTTGATGGCACTTTCGTTTTATTGTGCTGTTCTTGAAACTTTTAACTTCAGGAGAAAAACAATTTCCTCCTTGTTTGGCATTTTGGTGGCTGTAGGTTATCTTGCAAAATATTATATcccattttttttatcttatcaaCATGCGAAGCTCAAACTGCATGGCCGGCGGAGGAACCTGCGTTTGGGAAGCTTTGAACAACCTAAGAAGTGA
- the LOC123204920 gene encoding rhodanese-like domain-containing protein 8, chloroplastic isoform X1, translating to MMRGHYQALHSLILLPPPIFSIPTTIHTNLKPFLKQQLTAHFRVACCSASLLQSQPPRETSASVNKNNNRRRRAKSHGNNDDDNGDFLVVNFYKFVFVKDPEVEVAKHLAFLEDLNIHGRIYLNEQGINAQYSGPSKDALSYVEWLKKDEQFSDILVQISPALNGHAFPKLKLRYKPSLVQLEGGISHLPLLDPSMRATPLEPSEWRKRLEAVKDGDEASNSNLNSNLILLDVRNGYEWDIGHFDGAKRPDVDCFRSTSFGQSQSESAPSLFQALASDPLAKVDKEKTDILMYCTGGIRCDVYSTILRQRGFQNLYTLKGGVSHYLKNEGSVEWVGNLFVFDSRLSLPPAAYRPGAMTQASKIGQVFENLFATCYICDSQISELRHRNCANLDCNLLFLCCSGCVKTLQGCCCLNCTTAPRLRPVLPGHERYQKWHVYRDSELQTS from the exons ATGATGAGAGGACATTATCAAGCTCTTCATTCGCTCATACTATTACCACCACCAATCTTCTCAATCCCAACAACAATTCACACCAATCTTAAGCCCTTCTTGAAGCAGCAGCTGACCGCCCACTTCAGAGTTGCTTGCTGTTCAGCTTCCCTCTTGCAGTCACAGCCACCAAGAGAGACAAGCGCAAGCGTCAATAAGAACAACAATAGGAGACGCCGCGCAAAGAGTCATGgtaataatgatgatgataatgggGATTTCCTGGTGGTGAATTTTTACAAGTTTGTGTTTGTTAAAGACCCGGAAGTGGAAGTTGCTAAACACCTCGCGTTCTTGGAG GATCTCAACATACATGGCCGGATATATTTGAATGAACAAGGTATTAATGCACAG TACAGCGGGCCATCAAAAGATGCTCTTTCCTATGTAGAATGGTTAAAGAAAGATGAACAATTTTCTGATATACTGGTTCAGATATCTCCAGCTTTAAATGGGCATGCCTTTCCAAAACTGAAGCTGCGGTATAAGCCCTCACTTGTACAG TTGGAAGGAGGTATTTCACATCTTCCTTTGCTTGACCCCTCAATGCGTGCAACACCACTAGAACCATCTGAATGGAGAAAGAGATTGGAAGCAGTAAAGGATGGTGATGAAGCATCGAATTCAAATCTTAATTCCAACTTGATTCTATTGGATGTGAGAAACG GTTATGAATGGGATATTGGTCATTTTGATGGTGCAAAACGACCTGATGTGGACTGCTTTAGGAGCACTTCATTTGGGCAATCTCAAAGTGAG TCAGCACCTTCCCTTTTTCAGGCTCTTGCTTCTGATCCTTTAGCAAAAGTTGATAAAGAAAAGACagatattttaatgtattgtaCGGGAGGTATACGCTGTGATGTATATTCTACCATCCTAAG ACAAAGGGGTTTCCAAAATTTGTACACTTTGAAGGGAGGTGTTTCTCACTATCTTAAGAATGAAGGTTCTGTAGAGTGGGTTGGGAATTTGTTTGTGTTCGATTCTCGACTTTCTCTCCCACCTGCAGCCTACAGGCCTGGAGCTATGACGCAAGCTAGCAAGATtggacaagtttttgaaaatctaTTTGCTACATGCTATATATGTGATTCACAAATTTCTGAGTTAAGGCATCGAAACTGTGCAAATCTTGACTGCAACCTTCTCTTTCT ATGCTGTTCTGGCTGCGTGAAGACTTTACAAGGATGTTGCTGTTTAAATTGCACTACTGCCCCTCGACTTAGACCGGTGCTTCCTGGACATGAAAGATACCAAAAATGGCATGTATATCGAGATTCAGAACTGCAAACAAGCTGA
- the LOC123204920 gene encoding rhodanese-like domain-containing protein 8, chloroplastic isoform X2, whose translation MMRGHYQALHSLILLPPPIFSIPTTIHTNLKPFLKQQLTAHFRVACCSASLLQSQPPRETSASVNKNNNRRRRAKSHGNNDDDNGDFLVVNFYKFVFVKDPEVEVAKHLAFLEDLNIHGRIYLNEQGINAQYSGPSKDALSYVEWLKKDEQFSDILVQISPALNGHAFPKLKLRYKPSLVQLEGGISHLPLLDPSMRATPLEPSEWRKRLEAVKDGDEASNSNLNSNLILLDVRNGYEWDIGHFDGAKRPDVDCFRSTSFGQSQSEALASDPLAKVDKEKTDILMYCTGGIRCDVYSTILRQRGFQNLYTLKGGVSHYLKNEGSVEWVGNLFVFDSRLSLPPAAYRPGAMTQASKIGQVFENLFATCYICDSQISELRHRNCANLDCNLLFLCCSGCVKTLQGCCCLNCTTAPRLRPVLPGHERYQKWHVYRDSELQTS comes from the exons ATGATGAGAGGACATTATCAAGCTCTTCATTCGCTCATACTATTACCACCACCAATCTTCTCAATCCCAACAACAATTCACACCAATCTTAAGCCCTTCTTGAAGCAGCAGCTGACCGCCCACTTCAGAGTTGCTTGCTGTTCAGCTTCCCTCTTGCAGTCACAGCCACCAAGAGAGACAAGCGCAAGCGTCAATAAGAACAACAATAGGAGACGCCGCGCAAAGAGTCATGgtaataatgatgatgataatgggGATTTCCTGGTGGTGAATTTTTACAAGTTTGTGTTTGTTAAAGACCCGGAAGTGGAAGTTGCTAAACACCTCGCGTTCTTGGAG GATCTCAACATACATGGCCGGATATATTTGAATGAACAAGGTATTAATGCACAG TACAGCGGGCCATCAAAAGATGCTCTTTCCTATGTAGAATGGTTAAAGAAAGATGAACAATTTTCTGATATACTGGTTCAGATATCTCCAGCTTTAAATGGGCATGCCTTTCCAAAACTGAAGCTGCGGTATAAGCCCTCACTTGTACAG TTGGAAGGAGGTATTTCACATCTTCCTTTGCTTGACCCCTCAATGCGTGCAACACCACTAGAACCATCTGAATGGAGAAAGAGATTGGAAGCAGTAAAGGATGGTGATGAAGCATCGAATTCAAATCTTAATTCCAACTTGATTCTATTGGATGTGAGAAACG GTTATGAATGGGATATTGGTCATTTTGATGGTGCAAAACGACCTGATGTGGACTGCTTTAGGAGCACTTCATTTGGGCAATCTCAAAGTGAG GCTCTTGCTTCTGATCCTTTAGCAAAAGTTGATAAAGAAAAGACagatattttaatgtattgtaCGGGAGGTATACGCTGTGATGTATATTCTACCATCCTAAG ACAAAGGGGTTTCCAAAATTTGTACACTTTGAAGGGAGGTGTTTCTCACTATCTTAAGAATGAAGGTTCTGTAGAGTGGGTTGGGAATTTGTTTGTGTTCGATTCTCGACTTTCTCTCCCACCTGCAGCCTACAGGCCTGGAGCTATGACGCAAGCTAGCAAGATtggacaagtttttgaaaatctaTTTGCTACATGCTATATATGTGATTCACAAATTTCTGAGTTAAGGCATCGAAACTGTGCAAATCTTGACTGCAACCTTCTCTTTCT ATGCTGTTCTGGCTGCGTGAAGACTTTACAAGGATGTTGCTGTTTAAATTGCACTACTGCCCCTCGACTTAGACCGGTGCTTCCTGGACATGAAAGATACCAAAAATGGCATGTATATCGAGATTCAGAACTGCAAACAAGCTGA
- the LOC123204635 gene encoding methyl-CpG-binding domain protein 4 isoform X1 — protein sequence MEDSEEDLPKYAKKSTKRKQNRREREYEASSSPATKRKRRKARVVSRFFQIQPSSSAAETNKRKKTKSVIDGKDVNFVTGDGFCSVFDNSQEKRINTNVLCGDWCGKRRAERSRRRRTAEETVVKTESNFGDAPSPEDVLSQLIYQGITNREIKPLEKKENEKKACLEDSLPPIYEGLGEEQVGNSCLKIAREVEVRKVSPYFMNGCKASKLKVKRIKVSPYFQKPDSCDYQKFDEAYERKSLDNTWKPPRSEHGLLQEDHYHDPWRVLVICMLLNRTSGTQARRVISELFTLCPDAKTATEVAPEEIEKIIQTLGLQKKRALMIQRFSQEYLWEDWTHVTQLHGIGKYAADAYAIFCTGKWDRVRPSDHMLNYYWEFLDSIKSSL from the exons ATGGAAGATTCAGAAGAGGATTTGCCCAAGTACGCTAAGAAATCTACGAAAAGGAAGCAGAATAGAAGAGAACGAGAATATGAAGCGTCCTCATCTCCTGCCACAAAGAGAAAGCGTAGAAAGGCCCGAGTTGTTTCTCGGTTTTTTCAGATACAACCCTCGAGTTCGGCGGCTGAGACAAATAAACGGAAGAAAACAAAGAGTGTGATCGATGGGAAAGACGTGAATTTTGTTACTGGAGATGGGTTTTGTTCCGTCTTTGATAACTCACAGGAGAAGAGGATTAATACTAATGTTCTTTGCGGTGACTGGTGTGGAAAGAGAAGAGCGGAGCGGTCCAGACGGCGGAGAACCGCGGAGGAGACGGTGGTGAAGACGGAGAGTAATTTCGGTGATGCTCCAAGTCCTGAGGACGTCCTGTCTCAGTTAATTTACCAGGGAATTACTAATCGGGAAATTAAACCcttggagaagaaagagaatgaGAAGAAAGCTTGTTTAGAAGATTCTTTACCACCAATTTATGAAGGCTTGGGAGAAGAACAAGTTGGAAATAGTTGTTTGAAAATTGCAAGGGAAGTAGAAGTGAGAAAGGTTTCACCTTATTTTATGAATGGCTGTAAAGCTTCAAAGTTGAAGGTGAAACGCATAAAGGTTTCACCTTACTTTCAGAAGCCTGATTCTTGTGATTATCAGAAGTTTGATGAGGCttatgaaagaaaaagtttGGATAATACTTGGAAGCCTCCTCGATCGGAGCATGGTCTTTTACAAGAGGATCATTATCATGATCCTTGGAGGGTTTTGGTCATATGTATGCTTCTCAACCGCACGTCTGGCACTCAG GCTAGAAGAGTAATATCAGAACTTTTCACTCTGTGTCCTGATGCAAAGACTGCAACTGAGGTTGCCCCTGAGGAGATTGAAAAGATTATACAAACTCTAGGTCTTCAAAAGAAGAGGGCACTGATGATACAACGATTCTCACAGGAGTATTTATGGGAGGACTGGACACATGTAACTCAGCTTCATGGTATTGGAAA GTATGCAGCCGATGCATACGCAATTTTCTGTACAGGGAAGTGGGATCGGGTGAGACCTTCTGATCACATGTTAAATTATTACTGGGAATTTCTTGATAGTATCAAAAGTTCGTTGTGA
- the LOC123204635 gene encoding methyl-CpG-binding domain protein 4 isoform X3 produces the protein MEDSEEDLPKYAKKSTKRKQNRREREYEASSSPATKRKRRKARVVSRFFQIQPSSSAAETNKRKKTKSVIDGKDVNFVTGDGFCSVFDNSQEKRINTNVLCGDWCGKRRAERSRRRRTAEETVVKTESNFGDAPSPEDVLSQLIYQGITNREIKPLEKKENEKKACLEDSLPPIYEGLGEEQVGNSCLKIAREVEVRKVSPYFMNGCKASKLKVKRIKVSPYFQKPDSCDYQKFDEAYERKSLDNTWKPPRSEHGLLQEDHYHDPWRVLVICMLLNRTSGTQARRVISELFTLCPDAKTATEVAPEEIEKIIQTLGLQKKRALMIQRFSQEYLWEDWTHVTQLHGMQPMHTQFSVQGSGIG, from the exons ATGGAAGATTCAGAAGAGGATTTGCCCAAGTACGCTAAGAAATCTACGAAAAGGAAGCAGAATAGAAGAGAACGAGAATATGAAGCGTCCTCATCTCCTGCCACAAAGAGAAAGCGTAGAAAGGCCCGAGTTGTTTCTCGGTTTTTTCAGATACAACCCTCGAGTTCGGCGGCTGAGACAAATAAACGGAAGAAAACAAAGAGTGTGATCGATGGGAAAGACGTGAATTTTGTTACTGGAGATGGGTTTTGTTCCGTCTTTGATAACTCACAGGAGAAGAGGATTAATACTAATGTTCTTTGCGGTGACTGGTGTGGAAAGAGAAGAGCGGAGCGGTCCAGACGGCGGAGAACCGCGGAGGAGACGGTGGTGAAGACGGAGAGTAATTTCGGTGATGCTCCAAGTCCTGAGGACGTCCTGTCTCAGTTAATTTACCAGGGAATTACTAATCGGGAAATTAAACCcttggagaagaaagagaatgaGAAGAAAGCTTGTTTAGAAGATTCTTTACCACCAATTTATGAAGGCTTGGGAGAAGAACAAGTTGGAAATAGTTGTTTGAAAATTGCAAGGGAAGTAGAAGTGAGAAAGGTTTCACCTTATTTTATGAATGGCTGTAAAGCTTCAAAGTTGAAGGTGAAACGCATAAAGGTTTCACCTTACTTTCAGAAGCCTGATTCTTGTGATTATCAGAAGTTTGATGAGGCttatgaaagaaaaagtttGGATAATACTTGGAAGCCTCCTCGATCGGAGCATGGTCTTTTACAAGAGGATCATTATCATGATCCTTGGAGGGTTTTGGTCATATGTATGCTTCTCAACCGCACGTCTGGCACTCAG GCTAGAAGAGTAATATCAGAACTTTTCACTCTGTGTCCTGATGCAAAGACTGCAACTGAGGTTGCCCCTGAGGAGATTGAAAAGATTATACAAACTCTAGGTCTTCAAAAGAAGAGGGCACTGATGATACAACGATTCTCACAGGAGTATTTATGGGAGGACTGGACACATGTAACTCAGCTTCATG GTATGCAGCCGATGCATACGCAATTTTCTGTACAGGGAAGTGGGATCGG ATGA
- the LOC123204635 gene encoding methyl-CpG-binding domain protein 4 isoform X2 — protein sequence MEDSEEDLPKYAKKSTKRKQNRREREYEASSSPATKRKRRKARVVSRFFQIQPSSSAAETNKRKKTKSVIDGKDVNFVTGDGFCSVFDNSQEKRINTNVLCGDWCGKRRAERSRRRRTAEETVVKTESNFGDAPSPEDVLSQLIYQGITNREIKPLEKKENEKKACLEDSLPPIYEGLGEEQVGNSCLKIAREVEVRKVSPYFMNGCKASKLKVKRIKVSPYFQKPDSCDYQKFDEAYERKSLDNTWKPPRSEHGLLQEDHYHDPWRVLVICMLLNRTSGTQARRVISELFTLCPDAKTATEVAPEEIEKIIQTLGLQKKRALMIQRFSQEYLWEDWTHVTQLHGIGKYAADAYAIFCTGKWDRMSKEKRILG from the exons ATGGAAGATTCAGAAGAGGATTTGCCCAAGTACGCTAAGAAATCTACGAAAAGGAAGCAGAATAGAAGAGAACGAGAATATGAAGCGTCCTCATCTCCTGCCACAAAGAGAAAGCGTAGAAAGGCCCGAGTTGTTTCTCGGTTTTTTCAGATACAACCCTCGAGTTCGGCGGCTGAGACAAATAAACGGAAGAAAACAAAGAGTGTGATCGATGGGAAAGACGTGAATTTTGTTACTGGAGATGGGTTTTGTTCCGTCTTTGATAACTCACAGGAGAAGAGGATTAATACTAATGTTCTTTGCGGTGACTGGTGTGGAAAGAGAAGAGCGGAGCGGTCCAGACGGCGGAGAACCGCGGAGGAGACGGTGGTGAAGACGGAGAGTAATTTCGGTGATGCTCCAAGTCCTGAGGACGTCCTGTCTCAGTTAATTTACCAGGGAATTACTAATCGGGAAATTAAACCcttggagaagaaagagaatgaGAAGAAAGCTTGTTTAGAAGATTCTTTACCACCAATTTATGAAGGCTTGGGAGAAGAACAAGTTGGAAATAGTTGTTTGAAAATTGCAAGGGAAGTAGAAGTGAGAAAGGTTTCACCTTATTTTATGAATGGCTGTAAAGCTTCAAAGTTGAAGGTGAAACGCATAAAGGTTTCACCTTACTTTCAGAAGCCTGATTCTTGTGATTATCAGAAGTTTGATGAGGCttatgaaagaaaaagtttGGATAATACTTGGAAGCCTCCTCGATCGGAGCATGGTCTTTTACAAGAGGATCATTATCATGATCCTTGGAGGGTTTTGGTCATATGTATGCTTCTCAACCGCACGTCTGGCACTCAG GCTAGAAGAGTAATATCAGAACTTTTCACTCTGTGTCCTGATGCAAAGACTGCAACTGAGGTTGCCCCTGAGGAGATTGAAAAGATTATACAAACTCTAGGTCTTCAAAAGAAGAGGGCACTGATGATACAACGATTCTCACAGGAGTATTTATGGGAGGACTGGACACATGTAACTCAGCTTCATGGTATTGGAAA GTATGCAGCCGATGCATACGCAATTTTCTGTACAGGGAAGTGGGATCGG ATGAGTAAAGAGAAAAGAATCTTGGGTTAG